The following nucleotide sequence is from Ferruginibacter lapsinanis.
ATGAAGGAGTAGAGCTTCGTAAAGCTGGTATTACATTACCTATAATGGTGATGAATGCCGAAGAAACTACGTTTGATGTATTGGTACAATATAACTTAGAGCCTGAACTTTTTTCATTTAATATGTTATCGCTGTTTCAAGATTATCTTGAAAAGAGTGGTATCAGTTATTATCCTGTACATATTAAAATTGATACAGGAATGCATCGTCTTGGCTTTGAGCAACAGGATATGGAACGGTTGGCAATCGTGTTAGCAACATCCTCCATATTTAAAGTACAATCAGTTTTCTCTCATTTAGCAGCAAGTGATTCAGCTTCGCATGATGATTTTACGCAGTTGCAGTTCAGGTCATTTATGCAATGTTGCGATTTGTTGAAAAGCAAGATCGGCTACTCTTTTCTATGTCATATTGCTAATACGTCGGCTATCCATCGCCATAAAGAAATGCAGTTGGATATGGTGCGTTTAGGAATTGGTTTGTACGGGGTAGATAATAATTCGTCAATGCAGCAACGATTAAAAAATGTAACCACCTTAAAAACAACCATCTCACAGATAAAAAAAGTAAAAGCCGGCGAAAGTGTAGGATATAGCCGAAAGGGGGTGGCTGTAAAGGATTCTGCAATAGCTACCGTACGGATAGGATATGCAGATGGTTACCCGAGGGCATTAAGCAATGGTGTTGGAAAAATGTGGGTGGGTGGTAGTTTGGTGCCGGTGATCGGTAATGTTTGCATGGATATGACCATGCTGGATATCACCGGTTTAAATGTGGAGGAAGGGGATGATGTAGTCGTATTTGGAGAGGTGTTATCAGTAAATGATCTATCGGTTTGGGCTGATACCATTCCTTATGAGATCCTTACAGGAATATCGCAAAGAGTTAAAAGGGTTTATTACGAAGAATAGCCTAAACTTTCTAAAACAGTATCTTCGCAAATAATTATGAAAGGAAGAAATTTAGCATTTATTATTTTATTTATTGTTCTGGCAGATCAGGCATTAAAGATTTATATCAAAACACATTATGTTATCAACGAGCAGCACAATTTGTTGGGCAACTGGAGTCGGTTACTTTTTGTAGAAAATGAAGGCATGGCTTACGGGATGTCTTTTGGTGGCGAGTTTGGAAAGATCCTTTTAACCTTGTTCAGGTTTGGTGCGGTGATCTTTGGTGTATGGTATTTGCGAAACATCATTCAGAAAAAATATCATAGTGGCTTTATTATTTGTGCCGGATTGATATTTGCCGGAGCCTTGGGGAATCTGATCGACAGTATGTTTTACGGATTGATTTTTGAAGAGAGTACTCCGATGAATGTTGCCAGAATTTTTCCAAAACATGGATATGCAGGCTTTTTGCACGGTAAAGTGGTGGATATGTTGTATTTCCCATTAATAAGAGATGCACATTTCCCTGATTGGTTTCCTGTTTGGGGGGGAGAAGAATTTGAATTTTTCAGACCGATATTTAATTTGGCAGATGCAGCTATTTCAGGTGGTGTGATTGCTATTTTATTATTTCAGAAAAGTTTTTTCAAACACCATGATAACCATGATCAACCGGTAACTGTTGAAACAAATGCTGTGGTAAATGACGATGTGCAGGTACAATAACATTTTTTAGTTATTATTCAAATCTTAGGTCGATCTTTCCTGCGATATCCTTAGGTTTTTGCCCATGCATCAAATTCAACAGTAATGGAATCTATAGTTACAAATATGTCACTTATTGATATTATGCAAATAAAGTGTAATACTTAAGATTAAAGAGTTTCGGGTATCTCAAGGTATGCTATAATAATAATTGTTACTTTTATCAATATTTTTAATCACATAATCACTTTATGAAATTTTTGCATTCATTGTTAGCTGCGGTAATTTGCCTGACAGTTATCTTTTCAGCCTGTAAAAAGGATGATGTTTTTACCGATAGGTTATCTTCCGGAACACTGAAAGATTCTTCGGGAAATTGTTTACCAAGTAGTGTACACGGCGTGTATAATTCCGGAGTTACTTTATTAGTAGAACATTATATAGATGTGCATGTAAATGTAGATAGCGTCGGCTCTTACCTGATCGCCACAGATAGTATAAACGGTTATTCTTTTAAAGGCACCGGTACCTTTGGTGTTAAAGGAGATAACCTGGTTCGTTTATATGGCCATGGCACGCCTCTTTTTGGAGGAGTTAATGTATTTACCGTTCGGTATGGTTCATCGGCTTGTACTGTAGCGGTTACTGTAAGAGGCAGTGTAGCAGTGCCAGCAGTGTTTACTTTAAACGAGTCAGCCGGAGCTTGCCCAGGGGCCACATTGGAAGGAACTTTCTCTTCCAATATACCTGCTACATCAGCCAATAAAGCAAAATTAGGGGTAGTAGTAACAACTCCTGGAACATATAGTATAACAACTACTGCTGTTAATGGTGTTAGTTTTTCCGGTACAGGAGCTTTTACCACAACAGGTCCGCAAACATTAGTGCTAACTGCTAATGGAACACCTATAGCATCCGGAGCTTTTAATTATACTGCCACAGTGAATGGCGTAAGTTGTACTTATAGTGTTACTGTTGCAGATGGTCCGGCCGCGGCAGTGTTTACTTTAGGAGGAAGTCCCGCTGATTGTACAGGTTTTTTATTAGCAGGCGCCTATCAGGCAGGCACAGGATTAACCAGCTCCAACACAGTTACCTTCCAGGTTAATGTAACAACAGCTGGCGCTTATTCATTAAGTACAAACAGTGTTAATGGGATATCATTCAGCGGTTCAGGAACATTTACAACAACCGGCTCACAAACTGTAGCACTAACGGCTACGGGCACACCGATAGCTGCAGGCAATAATACGTTTACAGTAACTGCTGGTAGTGGTACTTGTACTTTTAGTGTAACTACAGCTCCAGGAACTGTTACCCCACCGGTTGTAAATAATGATTATTATCCTTTGACTCAAAACAGTTATTGGACATATGATGAGGTTTATCCAGGATCAACGGGAGATACGCTTAAACTAGCTGTAAATGGCACTGGAACTTTTAGTGGTAATTCGTATACAAGAATGATAACCACATTCCCGGATGCGTCGACAGATACTATATATGCAAGAAAGAGTGGTAATGAATATCATGCATGGACATATACCGACCAATTTACTTATTCTGTCTTTTTTGATGTAGGAACTTATGCAGACATTATATTTCTGAAGGAAGGCCCTACAGGAACTACATGGACCTCTGCAACATACTCAGGCACAGAATCAGGAGTTGCTACCAGTTTAAAATATGTATTTACCATTAGTAATGGTAGCACCAGTATTACCACAAATGGAGTTACTTTCAGTAATGTAATAAAAGTGACACAACAAACACAGGTAAGCATTATGGGGTCTCCTTTTTCAACAATTGAAACTGTTGAAAATTATTATGCCAAAGGTATAGGGCTTGTATATGCTAAAACGGTACCGACAGGATCAACTACTCCTGAGGATGAGCTTAGCATCAGACATTACCAGGTTAATTAAATAACAGCTTCAAAATAACTTAATAAATTAAAAGCCACTCAAAGTTGAGTGGCTTTTAATTTATTAAGAGGAGCAAGGGATTAATCGATCTTTCCTACCATATCTTCAGGTCTTACCCAGGCATCAAATTCTTCAGGAGTTACATAACCTAATTTAACTGCCATTTCTTTTAAGGTAGTTCCTTCTTTATGTGCTGTTTGAGCGATCTCGGCAGCTTTGTAATAACCGATCTTTGTATTAAGTGAAGTCACTAACATCAAACTGTTGTCAACATGTTTTTTGATATTGGCTTCTATCGGCGCTAATCCGATAGCACATTTATCATTGAAAGAAACGCAACCATCACCGATCAATCTTGCACTGTGTAAGAAATTATAGATCATCACCGGTTTAAACACATTCAATTCAAAATGCCCCATACTACCGCCAACACTGATCGCAACATCATTACCCATCACCTGAGCAGCGATCATTGTTAAAGCTTCACATTGTGTAGGATTCACTTTGCCTGGCATGATAGAAGAACCAGGTTCGTTGTCAGGAATAAAAATTTCGCCTATGCCTGAACGTGGTCCTGATGAAAGCATACGGATATCATTTGCAATTTTCATTAAACTAACTGCAACTGTTTTCAAAGCACCATGAGCTTCAACAATAGCATCATGTGCAGCCAAAGCTTCAAATTTATTTTCAGCAGTAATAAAAGGTAAACCAGTTAATGTTGCAATATGT
It contains:
- a CDS encoding lipoprotein signal peptidase, whose translation is MKGRNLAFIILFIVLADQALKIYIKTHYVINEQHNLLGNWSRLLFVENEGMAYGMSFGGEFGKILLTLFRFGAVIFGVWYLRNIIQKKYHSGFIICAGLIFAGALGNLIDSMFYGLIFEESTPMNVARIFPKHGYAGFLHGKVVDMLYFPLIRDAHFPDWFPVWGGEEFEFFRPIFNLADAAISGGVIAILLFQKSFFKHHDNHDQPVTVETNAVVNDDVQVQ